The following are encoded together in the Bubalus kerabau isolate K-KA32 ecotype Philippines breed swamp buffalo chromosome 3, PCC_UOA_SB_1v2, whole genome shotgun sequence genome:
- the LOC129647742 gene encoding uncharacterized protein LOC129647742: MAIGRKEGKKGLGVFQFPGEAAGVRALNTTAFQVEAKATSSGLRRIQLTPSFLVTPTGPFPSPLPPLREIDSRVEEAFPGTAFLMVIGPQHHLPAAAAPAPCAASGPRGPETRRRAGSRPASQAQLRMDWIASSHVRKPFDLAWTPAAPHPLNTPHCRGPPYHPFLATLKEVAHLLCNGTVEIIPLDERSIPFQKENRFLFFSPHGTK, encoded by the exons ATGGCAatagggaggaaagaagggaagaaaggactAGGGGTTTTTCAATTCCCAGGCGAGGCTGCTGGCGTCCGCGCCCTTAACACCACAGCCTTCCAAGTTGAGGCGAAAGCCACCTCCTCGGGCCTGCGTCGCATCCAACTTACTCCAAGTTTTCTGGTGACTCCTACAGGGCCCTTTCcgtcccccctcccaccccttagAGAGATTGACAGTCGCGTGGAGGAGGCTTTTCCAGGCACAGCCTTTCTCATGGTAATCGGCCCCCAGCATCACCTCCCGGCCGCGGCCGCTCCCGCTCCGTGCGCAGCTAGCGGACCCCGGGGACCGGAAACAAGGCGGCGGGCGGGGAGCCGGCCAGCGAGCCAG GCTCAACTCCGAATGGATTGGATTGCGAGTTCGCACGTGAGAAAACCGTTTGACTTGGCTTGGACCcctgccgccccccaccccctcaacaCACCCCATTGCAGGGGTCCCCCTTATCACCCTTTCCTTGCAACTCTAAAAGAAGTTGCCCACCTCCTGTGTAACGGCACGGTCGAAATAATTCCTCTGGATGAAAGATCAATTCCGTTTCAAAAAGAGAataggttcctttttttttctccacatggtacaaaataa